A region from the Alnus glutinosa chromosome 5, dhAlnGlut1.1, whole genome shotgun sequence genome encodes:
- the LOC133869028 gene encoding uncharacterized protein LOC133869028, with translation MDGSSLPLVPAYEDRDEELADEIFFLVSAIDSSDDNENTKMPQLNLPLRGAMYITYMLNGHLVPCFQMFRMEPPDFISLYFELRERQFIESTINLDVEESVAIFFLFTGHCQGQRIATDRFQHSTETINRHYKKVLRAVGHLAKVYIKVRHRTGVHPHVCGNPKYYPWFKDCIGAVDGTHVKAQILAEHQRLFHGRKNECTHNIMAICDFDMLFTFVYVGWEGTANDDCIFKDAVTTDEGFEWPTDGHYYVADFAYPCTQSFLPPYKGERYHLYHFRNRRLPCGYKKLFNFRHSSLRMIIENCFSRLKRWHILYNMPKYLLPRQPGIIMACCTLHNFIETRNPNDQIFNGIDAAEPGMSEQPYAYGNDDEARPSHSGQYDFSSEAGIEMANFREGIAQAMWDNAHGNEDGDN, from the exons ATGGACGGATCTAGCCTCCCTCTCGTACCAGCGTATGAAGATAGAGACGAAGAACTTGCTGAtgagattttctttttagtgagtGCGATTGACTCATCAGACGACAATGAAAACACCAAAATGCCACAACTCAACTTGCCATTACGAGGGGCCATGTACATAACATACATGCTGAACGGTCACCTAGTGCCGTGTTTTCAAATGTTTCGTATGGAGCCACCAGATTTTATATCTTTGTATTTTGAGTTGAGGGAGCGCCAGTTCATAGAAAGTACAATAAACCTTGATGTTGAAGAAAGTGTtgctatattttttttgtttactggGCACTGCCAAGGGCAGCGGATCGCTACAGATCGCTTTCAACACTCCACGGAGACAATAAATCGGCATTATAAAAAGGTGTTGAGAGCAGTGGGCCATTTGGCCAAGGTCTACATCAAAGTGAGACACAGGACTGGGGTGCACCCACATGTATGCGGTAATCCTAAATATTATCCTTGGTTCAAG GATTGTATTGGTGCAGTCGACGGCACACACGTAAAGGCACAAATCCTGGCAGAGCACCAACGCCTCTTTCATGGCCGCAAGAATGAGTGCACACATAACATTATGGCAATATGCGATTTTGATATGTTATTCACATTCGTGTACGTTGGCTGGGAAGGAACCGCGAACGATGACTGCATTTTTAAGGATGCTGTTACAACTGACGAAGGCTTTGAGTGGCCTACAGATG ggcattATTATGTGGCTGATTTTGCATACCCATGCACCCAAAGTTTCTTGCCTCCTTATAAAGGAGAGAGGTATCATCTCTACCATTTTCGTAATAGGCGTCTGCCCTGTGGGTACAAGAAACTGTTTAATTTCAGACACTCCTCACTTCGAATGATTATCGAGAACTGCTTCTCCAGATTGAAGAGATGGCATATTTTATACAATATGCCTAAGTACTTATTGCCACGTCAACCTGGCATTATAATGGCATGCTGTACACTACACAACTTCATCGAGACACGTAATCCAAATGATCAAATATTCAACGGCATTGATGCAGCAGAACCAGGGATGAGTGAGCAGCCTTATGCATATGGCAACGATGATGAGGCAAGGCCTTCACATTCAGGACAGTATGACTTCTCATCTGAAGCTGGCATTGAAATGGCCAATTTTAGAGAAGGCATTGCACAAGCAATGTGGGATAATGCACATGGAAACGAAGATggagataattaa
- the LOC133869862 gene encoding probable aspartyl protease At4g16563: protein MVAANIPSTLLLFLVLITAILLNINQTLARPSSLNSVVLGMKHSTTSLPSPKRPSSSEALDMMEPLREVRDGYLMSLNLGTPPQAIQVYMDTGSDLTWVPCGNLSFDCIDCDEFRNNIKMTANTFSPSFSSSSGRDLCGSSFCIDIHSSDNYFDTCTIAGCSLVTLLKTTCSRPCPSFAYTYGAGGVVTGALTRDTLTVHGNSPGVTREIPKFCFGCVGFTYREPIGIAGFGRGKLSLPSQLGFLQKGFSHCFLAFKYANNPNISSPLVIGDVAISSKDYLQFTPMLKSPMYPNYYYIGLEEISVGNVSAIKVPLNLREIDWRSNGGMLIDSGTTYSHLPEPLYSQLLQLLQSVITYPRATDMEMRSGFDLCYKVPCTNNNFVDDLLPSITFHFLNNVNLVLPQGNHFYAMGAPSNSSVVKCLLFQRMDGGDYGPAGVFGSFQQQNVEVVYDLEKERVGFQPRDCALAAAGQGLHKI, encoded by the coding sequence ATGGTAGCAGCAAATATTCCCAGTACCCTTCTCCTCTTCCTTGTCCTGATCACGGCAATATTGTTGAATATCAACCAAACCCTAGCAAGACCAAGCAGTCTTAATTCAGTGGTCCTTGGTATGAAACATTCTACTACTTCTCTTCCTTCACCAAAAAGACCATCATCATCAGAAGCTTTAGACATGATGGAGCCGTTGAGGGAGGTTAGAGACGGGTATTTAATGTCTCTTAATCTGGGGACACCTCCTCAAGCAATTCAAGTATACATGGATACCGGAAGCGACCTTACATGGGTTCCTTGTGGGAATCTGTCGTTTGATTGCATCGATTGTGATGAGTttaggaacaatattaagatgACAGCCAACACATTCTCtccctccttttcttcttcatcaggTAGGGATCTTTGTGGCAGCTCCTTCTGTATTGACATCCATAGCTCAGATAATTATTTTGACACGTGCACTATAGCTGGATGCTCGTTGGTTACCCTTCTGAAAACCACGTGCTCCAGACCATGCCCTTCATTTGCTTATACCTATGGTGCCGGTGGGGTTGTCACTGGGGCACTAACAAGGGATACCCTTACAGTTCATGGAAATAGCCCCGGTGTCACAAGGGAAattccaaaattttgttttgggtGTGTTGGGTTTACATATAGAGAACCTATTGGGATTGCAGGGTTTGGAAGGGGTAAACTCTCTCTCCCTTCGCAACTAGGCTTCTTACAAAAGGGTTTCTCTCACtgtttcttggccttcaagtaTGCAAATAACCCTAATATATCAAGCCCTTTAGTTATAGGGGATGTTGCTATATCATCTAAAGATTACTTGCAATTCACTCCAATGTTGAAGAGCCCTATGTACCCTAATTACTACTATATTGGCCTAGAGGAAATATCTGTAGGCAATGTCAGCGCAATCAAAGTGCCCCTAAACTTGAGGGAGATTGATTGGAGAAGTAATGGGGGAATGCTGATAGATTCTGGAACCACTTATTCTCATCTTCCTGAGCCATTGTATTCACAACTCCTTCAACTTCTTCAGTCTGTGATAACCTATCCTAGAGCCACGGATATGGAGATGCGATCTGGATTTGATCTTTGTTATAAAGTCCCATGCacaaataacaattttgtgGACGATCTCCTTCCTTCAATAACTTTCCATTTCCTGAACAACGTGAACCTTGTTTTGCCTCAAGGAAATCACTTCTATGCCATGGGAGCACCAAGTAACTCCTCGGTAGTGAAATGCCTGTTGTTCCAAAGAATGGATGGTGGAGATTACGGGCCAGCTGGGGTGTTTGGAAGCTTCCAACAGCAGAATGTGGAGGTTGTGTATGActtggagaaagagagagttggCTTTCAACCGAGGGACTGTGCTTTAGCTGCAGCTGGTCAAGGGCTTCACAAAATATAA